Proteins encoded together in one Bombus vancouverensis nearcticus chromosome 14, iyBomVanc1_principal, whole genome shotgun sequence window:
- the LOC117159310 gene encoding uncharacterized protein LOC117159310 isoform X3 has protein sequence MTMVMVVVVHGDDDDDDDDDDDDDDDDDDGDDDEDEDDDGTHCGTHTMNYPSFSKCRYI, from the exons ATGACGatggtgatggtggtggtggtacatggtgatgatgatgatgatgatgatgatgatgatgatgatgatgatgatgatgatgatggtgatgatgatgaggATGAGGATGATGATGGAACGCATTGTGGAACGCACACTATG AATTATCCATCTTTCTCCAAATGCCGCTATATTTGA